CAACCATCACTACTTCCGTGGGCTGGCCGTTTTTGATCTGCTTTATCCTTGGTGCGGTCGCAGCCAGTGCGCTGGTCAATGTTCGCGGCCTATTTTTGACCGTCGGATCCATCCCGCTGCTCTTTGGCATCGCCATTTTCTTCACGTCGTGGCTAGTCTCACGCGCCAGTGCTTCCGAGGGGTCGCCTGCTTTTTCCACCACTATCCTGGTAACCTCGGCGTATCCCTTGTTGGAAGTCTTCCCGTACTTGGCGTTTACGCTGCTAGCGTGCATCGCTATCGCAATCTTCCGCGTGTACCGGGCAAAGCAGACGGTGACGAGCATCAACTCCAAGGAACAGGTCAGCCGCCGCGCGATGGCGGAATCTGACCGCCGCAACCGCGAGACCACCTCACGTGCACGTCAAACTACTGAACGCCTCTCTGTGGCCGAGCTGGTTGAACGTAACAAGAAGTCTTCCCGCGCACCGCGGCCTGAACCTCGTCGGGGTTCCACCTCTGAGACCCCGGGTGCAGCTGCTGGAGCTTCTGGCGCTGCCGGTATTGCTGGTGGCAGTGCTGCGGCGAGGCCATCCCGACGTTCGTCGTCGGCGCGCCGCGGCACCGCTGGTGATGTTCGCCGCGTGCCTCGTACGGATGAATCGCGTCGTGGAGGTTCACGCACTACTTCTGGCCGTGACGAATCTGCGCGCGGTACCGGTAGCCCTTCGCGCTCTGCGCGTCGCGTAACAGATGCACAGCGCAGCCAAGAGCGCGCTCGTCGCACGCAGTCCGTTGAGTCCCCACATGCGACCGATGATTCGGTCAATGCAGCTGGCACACAAAGCCCACGTCGCCCCGCCTCACGTCGCCCCG
This region of Corynebacterium casei LMG S-19264 genomic DNA includes:
- a CDS encoding DMT family transporter translates to MSHVNTQSHPVSSRAEKGFGALPVWTSIAVIVAALATGLIISTITTSVGWPFLICFILGAVAASALVNVRGLFLTVGSIPLLFGIAIFFTSWLVSRASASEGSPAFSTTILVTSAYPLLEVFPYLAFTLLACIAIAIFRVYRAKQTVTSINSKEQVSRRAMAESDRRNRETTSRARQTTERLSVAELVERNKKSSRAPRPEPRRGSTSETPGAAAGASGAAGIAGGSAAARPSRRSSSARRGTAGDVRRVPRTDESRRGGSRTTSGRDESARGTGSPSRSARRVTDAQRSQERARRTQSVESPHATDDSVNAAGTQSPRRPASRRPDPLRRAGDVRRPLQGGSAQSSPSAQPSEPQVRRPEAKRPEQADARKRSPRALDEDLYGN